One window of Quercus robur chromosome 5, dhQueRobu3.1, whole genome shotgun sequence genomic DNA carries:
- the LOC126724835 gene encoding uncharacterized protein LOC126724835 isoform X2, with the protein MGTPDSAYKQDFPQLSGRSDSEDLDAGRIQSGKILSVSLEVNMEFKLKISVHQDETQVLSVSAKKYEPSSSKDPKSSAGHKNLEHSEHFAMLDSLDLCPTKSEKTVMLKPLLLVQNIERRNEIKSSLEGQNGIVLRAGMDLLKSYISFSDQVKIVNKFRDLGLGPGGFYQTGYRDGAKLRWKMYLGKNWDPETGNYGDHRPVDEAKPPTIPAEFYQLVKKSIEDSHSLIQKNSKSSNVESILPWMSPNICLVNYYSENGRLRLHQDRCESQESLAKGLPVVSFSIGDKADFLYGDKRDVDKAEKVVLESGDVLIFGGKSRHIFHGVTAIHPNSAPKSLLEETKLRPGWLNLTFRQY; encoded by the exons ATGGGTACTCCAGATTCAGCCTATAAACAGGATTTTCCTCAATTGTCTGGGCGGTCTGATTCTGAGGACTTGGATGCAGGGAGAATTCAGAGTGGGAAAATCTTAAGTGTCAGTTTGGAGGTGAACATGGAATTCAAGTTGAAAATTTCTGTACATCAGGATGAGACTCAGGTCCTTTCTGTATCTGCTAAAAAATATGAGCCTTCTTCAAGCAAGGATCCAAAAAGTTCTGCAGGCCATAAAAATTTAGAGCATTCTGAGCACTTTGCAATGCTTGACTCTCTTGATCTCTGCCCAACCAAATCTGAGAAAACTGTTATGCTCAAACCTCTTTTACTAGTACAGAATATAGAAAGGCGGAATGAAATCAAGTCCTCCTTGGAGGGGCAAAATGGAATTGTGTTGAGGGCTGGGATGGACCTTCTAAAGAGTTACATATCATTCAGTGATCAGGtcaaaatagtaaataaattccGAGACCTTGGTCTGGGTCCTGGAGGTTTCTACCAAACAGGTTACCGTGATGGAGCAAAACTGCGATGGAAGATGTACCTCGGTAAAAATTGGGACCCTGAGACAG GTAACTATGGAGATCACCGTCCAGTTGATGAGGCTAAACCACCCACTATACCTGCTGAATTCTATCAGTTGgtcaaaaaatcaattgaagaTTCCCATTCCCTTATTCAGAAAAATTCCAAATCAAGCAATGTAGAAAGCATACTTCCCTGGATGTCACCAAACATTTGTCTTGTAAATTATTACTCTGAAAATGGTCGACTTCGTCTCCATCAG GATCGTTGTGAAAGCCAAGAAAGTCTTGCTAAAGGTTTACCTGTGGTCTCTTTTTCAATTGGTGACAAGGCAGACTTCTTATACGGTGATAAGAGGGATGTTGACAAGGCAGAGAAGGTTGTGTTGGAATCCGGAGATGTTCTTATATTTGGTGGAAAATCTAGGCATATTTTTCATGGTGTTACAGCCATTCACCCAAACAGTGCACCAAAGTCCTTGCTTGAAGAAACAAAACTCCGGCCTGGCTGGTTGAATCTTACTTTCAGACAGTATTGA
- the LOC126724835 gene encoding uncharacterized protein LOC126724835 isoform X1 codes for MGTPDSAYKQDFPQLSGRSDSEDLDAGRIQSGKILSVSLEVNMEFKLKISVHQDETQVLSVSAKKYEPSSSKDPKSSAGHKNLEHSEHFAMLDSLDLCPTKSEKTVMLKPLLLVQNIERRNEIKSSLEGQNGIVLRAGMDLLKSYISFSDQVKIVNKFRDLGLGPGGFYQTGYRDGAKLRWKMYLGKNWDPETGNYGDLGKNWDPETGNYGDHRPVDEAKPPTIPAEFYQLVKKSIEDSHSLIQKNSKSSNVESILPWMSPNICLVNYYSENGRLRLHQDRCESQESLAKGLPVVSFSIGDKADFLYGDKRDVDKAEKVVLESGDVLIFGGKSRHIFHGVTAIHPNSAPKSLLEETKLRPGWLNLTFRQY; via the exons ATGGGTACTCCAGATTCAGCCTATAAACAGGATTTTCCTCAATTGTCTGGGCGGTCTGATTCTGAGGACTTGGATGCAGGGAGAATTCAGAGTGGGAAAATCTTAAGTGTCAGTTTGGAGGTGAACATGGAATTCAAGTTGAAAATTTCTGTACATCAGGATGAGACTCAGGTCCTTTCTGTATCTGCTAAAAAATATGAGCCTTCTTCAAGCAAGGATCCAAAAAGTTCTGCAGGCCATAAAAATTTAGAGCATTCTGAGCACTTTGCAATGCTTGACTCTCTTGATCTCTGCCCAACCAAATCTGAGAAAACTGTTATGCTCAAACCTCTTTTACTAGTACAGAATATAGAAAGGCGGAATGAAATCAAGTCCTCCTTGGAGGGGCAAAATGGAATTGTGTTGAGGGCTGGGATGGACCTTCTAAAGAGTTACATATCATTCAGTGATCAGGtcaaaatagtaaataaattccGAGACCTTGGTCTGGGTCCTGGAGGTTTCTACCAAACAGGTTACCGTGATGGAGCAAAACTGCGATGGAAGATGTACCTCGGTAAAAATTGGGACCCTGAGACAGGTAACTATGGAGACCTCGGTAAAAATTGGGACCCTGAGACAGGTAACTATGGAGATCACCGTCCAGTTGATGAGGCTAAACCACCCACTATACCTGCTGAATTCTATCAGTTGgtcaaaaaatcaattgaagaTTCCCATTCCCTTATTCAGAAAAATTCCAAATCAAGCAATGTAGAAAGCATACTTCCCTGGATGTCACCAAACATTTGTCTTGTAAATTATTACTCTGAAAATGGTCGACTTCGTCTCCATCAG GATCGTTGTGAAAGCCAAGAAAGTCTTGCTAAAGGTTTACCTGTGGTCTCTTTTTCAATTGGTGACAAGGCAGACTTCTTATACGGTGATAAGAGGGATGTTGACAAGGCAGAGAAGGTTGTGTTGGAATCCGGAGATGTTCTTATATTTGGTGGAAAATCTAGGCATATTTTTCATGGTGTTACAGCCATTCACCCAAACAGTGCACCAAAGTCCTTGCTTGAAGAAACAAAACTCCGGCCTGGCTGGTTGAATCTTACTTTCAGACAGTATTGA
- the LOC126724831 gene encoding probable inactive purple acid phosphatase 1 — MRGLILLSLAIFLVLTTLQEAWSHGDQPLSKIAIHKATVDLNRDAYIKASPTVLGLKEQTTEWVTLEYSSPKPSADDWIGVFSPANFNASTCPEVNPRVYPPLLCSAPIKYQFANYSSPEYKDTGKGYLKLQLINQRSDFSFALFSGGLSNPKLVAVSNQVAFANPNAPVYPRLAQGKQWNEMTVTWTSGYGINEAGAFVEWGPKGGNQVHSPAGTLTFDRNSMCDAPARTVGWRDPGFIHTSFLKELWPNAVYTYKLGHKLFNGTYVWSQQYQFRASPYPGQNSLQRVVIFGDMGKDEADGSNEYNNFQRGSLNTTRELIRDLKNIDIVFHIGDICYANGYISQWDQFTAQVEPIASTVPYMIASGNHERDWPGTGSFYGNMDSGGECGVLAETMFYVPAENRAKFWYSTDYGMFHFCIADTEHDWREGTEQYKFIEHCLASVDRQKQPWLIFLAHRVLGYSSGISYAVEGSFEEPMGRESLQKLWQKYKVDIAVYGHVHNYERTCPIYQNICTNEEKHYYKGTLNGTIHVVAGGGGASLSTFTTLQTKWSFFRDYDYGFIKLTAFDHSNLLFEYKKSRDGKVYDSFRISRDYRDILACTVDSCPSMTLAS, encoded by the exons ATGAGAGGACTAATTTTGTTGTCCTTGGCAATATTTTTGGTTCTTACAACCCTTCAAGAAGCATGGTCACATGGGGATCAGCCTCTGTCAAAAATTGCGATTCATAAGGCAACAGTTGATCTTAATCGCGATGCTTATATTAAAGCTTCTCCTACAGTCCTCGGATTAAAG GAGCAAACTACAGAATGGGTGACATTGGAGTATAGTTCTCCAAAGCCATCAGCTGATGATTGGATAGGAGTATTTTCTCCTGCCAATTTCAA TGCTTCCACCTGCCCTGAAGTAAACCCTAGAGTTTATCCTCCACTACTATGTTCTGCACCTATCAAG TATCAGTTTGCAAACTACTCCAGTCCTGAGTACAAAGACACTGGTAAAGGATATTTGAAGCTTCAGCTGATTAATCAGAGATCAGATTTCTCATTTGCACTATTTTCTGGTGGCTTATCAAAT CCTAAGCTGGTGGCAGTTTCAAATCAAGTAGCTTTTGCAAATCCAAATGCACCAGTTTACCCACGCTTAGCTCAAGGGAAACAATGGAATGAA ATGACTGTGACATGGACAAGTGGATATGGGATCAATGAAGCAGGAGCTTTTGTTGAGTGGGGTCCAAAAGGAGGCAACCAAGTGCATTCTCCCGCTGGGACACTGACTTTCGATCGTAATAGCATGTGTG ATGCACCGGCAAGGACAGTGGGATGGCGTGATCCTGGATTTATACATACTAGTTTTCTGAAGGAGTTGTGGCCCAATGCAGT ATATACTTACAAGCTGGGGCATAAATTGTTCAATGGTACATATGTTTGGAGTCAACAATATCAGTTTAGAGCATCTCCTTATCCTGGTCAAAATTCTCTACAACGTGTGGTTATTTTTGGTGACATGGGGAAG GATGAAGCTGATGGTTCCAACGAATATAACAATTTCCAGCGTGGCTCTCTTAACACTACTCGAGAGCTTATTAGAGACTTAAAGAACATTGATATAGTTTTCCACATTGGAGATATTTGTTATGCAAATGGATACATTTCACAGTGGGACCAATTTACTGCACAGGTTGAGCCAATTGCATCAACCGTGCCATACATGATTGCAAG TGGTAACCATGAGCGTGACTGGCCAGGGACTGGATCATTCTATGGGAATATGGACTCTGGGGGGGAATGTGGCGTGTTGGCAGAGACCATGTTTTATGTCCCTGCTGAGAACAGAGCCAAATTCTG GTACTCCACTGATTATGGCATGTTCCACTTCTGCATAGCTGACACTGAACATGACTGGAGGGAAGGAACCGAGCAGTACAAGTTCATTGAGCATTGCTTGGCATCAGTCGATAGGCAAAAGCAACCATGGCTAATTTTTCTTGCACATCGAGTACTTGGTTATTCATCTGGTATCAGTTATGCAGTTGAAGGATCATTTGAGGAACCAATGGGGAGGGAGAGCCTGCAAAAGCTCTGGCAGAAATACAAGGTGGACATTGCCGTGTATGGCCATGTGCACAATTATGAAAGGACATGTCCCATATACCAg AATATTTGCACCAATGAAGAGAAGCACTACTATAAGGGCACCTTGAATGGAACAATTCATGTGGTTGCTGGTGGTGGAGGAGCAAGCCTTTCAACCTTTACAACCCTCCAAACCAAATGGAGTTTCTTTAGAGACTATGACTATGGATTCATAAAACTTACAGCATTTGACCATTCAAACCTGTTGTTTGAGTACAAGAAGAGCAGGGATGGAAAGGTTTACGACTCTTTCAGAATCTCCCGGGATTACAGGGACATCTTGGCTTGCACTGTGGATAGTTGCCCAAGCATGACCCTAGCATCTTGA